One stretch of Daphnia pulicaria isolate SC F1-1A chromosome 6, SC_F0-13Bv2, whole genome shotgun sequence DNA includes these proteins:
- the LOC124342740 gene encoding uncharacterized PPE family protein PPE62-like, which produces MLLKPIFVVALIGHCLARADPSRSTAQNDARKPMLIYATNGEGKTLEAEKKSGFRRSIPPGAGLGFAGGFGNGGFNTGIGTGFVPNGGMNFGTGLGLGTGLPNNNFMGSSFGPVGLGNNFVGTGYTGASFGSAGLGNNILGTGFAGTSFGVDAMSNPFGYSNSMIYSPYGNNMGGFGVNTRVFNQPGLGTSYWPNQQGLMTNGFNGVGVFNDPSGFNSLGINGNSFGGVNSFRNGATGLNGLNGIGTGGLNGLNGIGSGVGFNNNFGSLSNGINGFSSANSLNNRFGTGFNNGLNNFSSFNTGVSSSGFGNPSLFATNSFGESNSFKRSPLDPTSPYYIQLYNSENNEEGQSQSSNWNSRNSGLPATNRDTSAAGTVTSHSAGGQVRSNSGSV; this is translated from the exons ATGTTGCTGAAACCTATATTCGTG GTTGCCCTTATTGGGCACTGTTTGGCAAGGGCCGATCCTAGTCGATCGACCGCCCAAAACGACGCCAGAAAGCCCATGTTGATTTACGCCACGAATGGTGAAGGGAAGACACTTGAAGCCGAGAAAAAGTCTGGATTCCGTCGAAGCATTCCTCCTGGTGCGGGATTAGGATTCGCTGGTGGATTCGGGAACGGCGGATTCAATACAGGCATTGGAACAGGATTCGTGCCCAACGGTGGCATGAATTTCGGAACGGGCTTGGGACTCGGGACGGGTTTACCGAATAATAACTTCATGGGCAGCAGTTTCGGTCCTGTGGGTTTAGGAAATAACTTCGTTGGAACTGGTTATACGGGAGCTTCATTTGGTAGTGCTGGACTAGGAAACAATATCCTCGGTACTGGTTTTGCAGGAACTAGCTTTGGGGTAGATGCAATGTCGAATCCATTTGGCTACAGTAATTCAATGATTTACTCACCTTATGGAAATAATATGGGTGGATTTGGTGTCAATACTAGAGTGTTTAATCAACCCGGTCTCGGTACCAGTTACTGGCCTAATCAGCAAGGTTTGATGACCAATGGGTTCAATGGAGTGGGAGTTTTCAACGATCCGTCCGGTTTTAATAGCCTCGGAATCAACGGGAACAGCTTTGGCGGAGTCAACTCCTTTAGAAACGGGGCAACCGGACTGAACGGCCTGAATGGTATCGGCACCGGAGGACTGAACGGCCTGAATGGCATCGGCAGCGGAGTTGgtttcaacaacaactttgGTAGTCTGAGTAATGGAATCAACGGTTTCAGCAGCGCAAATAGTTTGAATAATCGCTTCGGTACTGGGTTCAACAACGGCTTGAACAATTTCAGCTCGTTCAATACTGGCGTCTCGTCTAGCGGATTCGGTAACCCAAGCCTGTTTGCAACAAACTCCTTtg GTGAGAGCAATTCTTTCAAGCGTTCACCTTTAGATCCAACTTCACCGTACTATATCCAGCTCTACAACTCTGAAAACAACGAAGAAGGACAGTCTCAGTCATCCAACTGGAACAGCCGCAACTCCGGGCTGCCTGCTACCAATCGCGATACCAGTGCGGCCGGTACAGTAACCAGTCATTCGGCTGGTGGCCAAGTCCGAAGCAACTCCGGTTCCGTTTAG